In Pogoniulus pusillus isolate bPogPus1 chromosome 2, bPogPus1.pri, whole genome shotgun sequence, the following are encoded in one genomic region:
- the DDX18 gene encoding ATP-dependent RNA helicase DDX18: MSVSVAAAGNLPMRLLRRKIHKRNLKLRQRNLKLREAEGAVPPLGQGLPQSPPEEEEAAAAPEVEEVTAGAASEEVETAEAAGRSGGEKKKKKKKKRKAAANAEDDTETKKAKTEEDESLEAEDDHKQDSREKEEEEEEEDEVPSLPLGLTGAFEDNSFTSLAGVVSENTLKGIEDMGFTHMTEIQHKSIKPLLEGRDILAAAKTGSGKTLAFLIPAVELIYKLKFMPRNGTGVIILSPTRELAMQTYGVLKELMNHHVHTYGLIMGGSNRSAEAQKLGNGINIIVATPGRLLDHMQNTPGFMYKNLQCLVIDEADRILEVGFEEEMKQIIKLLPKRRQTMLFSATQTRKVEDLAKISLKKEPLYVGVDDNKETATVDGLEQGYVVCPSEKRFLLLFTFLKKNRKKKLMVFFSSCMSVKYHYELLNYIDLPVLAIHGKQKQTKRTTTFFQFCNAESGILLCTDVAARGLDIPEVDWIVQYDPPDDPKEYIHRVGRTARGINGRGHALLILRPEELGFLRYLKQARVPLSEFEFSWSKISDIQSQLEKLIEKNYFLHKSAQEAYKAYIRAYDSHSLKQIYDVNNLDLPKVCLSFGFKIPPFVDLNVHSNHGRRLQKRGGGGGFGYQKSKSVHKAKIFKHINKKSDGRQFSR; this comes from the exons TGCCTCCGCTAGGCCAGGGACTGCCGCAGAGCCCTCCGGAGGAAGAagaggcggcggcggccccAGAGGTAGAAGAGGTGACGGCCGGGGCGGCCTCGGAGGAGGTGGAGACTGCGGAGGCTGCCGGCCGCAGCGgcggggagaaaaagaaaaaaaagaagaaaaagaggaaagcgGCAGCCAATGCAGAGGATG ATACAGAAACTAAAAAAGCCAAAACTGAAGAAGATGAATCTCTGGAGGCAGAAGATGACCATAAGCAGGATtccagagaaaaagaggaggaagaagaggaggaggatgaagtgCCCAGTTTACCGCTAGGTTTAACAG gtgCTTTTGAAGACAATTCTTTTACTTCCCTGGCTGGTGTTGTCAGTGAGAACACACTGAAAGGCATAGAGGACATGGGTTTTACACACATGACTGAAATTCAGCACAAGAGTATTAAGCCACTTTTGGAAGGGAG ggatATTTTAGCAGCTGCGAAAACAGGCAGTGGCAAAACACTTGCGTTTCTTATTCCTGCAGTAGAGCTCATCTACAAGTTAAAATTCATGCCTAGAAATG GAACAGGTGTTATTATTCTTTCTCCCACTCGAGAGCTTGCAATGCAAACCTACGGAGTTCTTAAAGAGCTTATGAATCATCATGTTCACACCTATGGTCTGATAATGGGGGGCAGTAACAGatcagcagaagcacagaaacttGGAAATGGAATCAACATCATTGTAGCAACACCAGGAAGACTGCTGGATCATATGCAG AACACTCCAGGTTTCATGTATAAGAACTTGCAGTGTTTGGTAATTGATGAGGCAGATCGTATCTTGGAGGTTGGatttgaagaagaaatgaaacagATCATAAAACTTCTACCAa agcgCAGACAGACAATGCTTTTTTCTGCAACACAAACCAGAAAGGTTGAAGATCTGGCAAAGATTTCTCTGAAGAAAGAGCCCCTGTATGTTGGGGTTGATGATAACAAGGAGACAGCAACAGTAGATGGTCTTGAACAG GGGTATGTAGTGTGTCCATCTGAAAAAAGATTCCTTTTGCTCTTCACATTCCTCAAGAAGAATCGGAAGAAGAAACTAatggtatttttttcttcatgtatGTCAGTCAAGTACCACTATGAGTTACTCAACTATATTGATCTGCCTGTTTTGGCCATCCAC gGCAAGCAGAAACAAACCAAGCGGACTACAACGTTTTTCCAGTTCTGTAATGCAGAATCTGGAATACTGTTGTGTACCGATGTAGCTGCCAGAGGATTGGATATTCCTGAGGTTGACTGGATTGTCCAGTATGACCCTCCAGATGATCCAAAA GAGTACATTCATCGTGTTGGTAGAACTGCTAGAGGCATAAACGGTAGAGGACATGCTCTGCTCATCTTACGGCCAGAAGAACTGGGCTTTCTTCGTTACCTAAAACAAGCCAGG GTACCACTAAGTGAATTTGAATTTTCTTGGTCAAAGATCTCAGACATCCAGTCTCAG CTGGAAAAACTGATTGAGAAGAACTACTTCCTTCACAAGTCAGCCCAGGAAGCATACAAAGCTTATATTAGAGCTTATGACTCCCATTCTCTGAAGCAGATCTATGATGTCAATAACTTGGATCTTCCCAAAGTCTGCCTTTCATTTGGTTTTAAAATTCCTCCATTTGTTGACCTCA ATGTGCATAGCAACCATGGCAGAAGACTACAGAAaagaggtggaggtggaggaTTTGGTTACCAGAAGTCAAAGAGTGTCCACAAAGCTAAAATCTTCAAACACATTAACAAGAAATCAGATGGTCGACAGTTCTCTCGTTGA